Proteins from a single region of Chlorocebus sabaeus isolate Y175 chromosome 7, mChlSab1.0.hap1, whole genome shotgun sequence:
- the TRAM1L1 gene encoding translocating chain-associated membrane protein 1-like 1 codes for MGLRKKSARNPPVLSQEFILQNHADIVSCVGMFFLLGLVFEGTAEASIVFLTLQHSVAVPAAEEPATGSKSLYYYGVKDLATVFFYMLVAIIIHATIQEYVLDKINRRMQFTKAKQNKFNESGQFSVFYFFSCIWGTFILISENCLSDPTLIWRAHPHRMMTFQMKFFYISQLAYWFHALPELYFQKIRKQDIPRQLVYIGLHLFHITGAYLLYLNHLGLLLLVLHYFVELLSHMCGLFYFSDEKYQKGISLWAIVFILGRLMTLIVSVLTVGFHLAGSQNQNPDAITGNVNVLAAKIAVLSSSCTIQAYVTWNLITLRLQRWIEDSNIQASCMKKKRSRSSKKRTENGVGMETSNRVDCLPKRKEKSS; via the coding sequence ATGGGGCTCCGTAAGAAGAGCGCCAGGAACCCCCCCGTTCTGAGCCAGGAATTCATCCTGCAGAATCATGCGGACATCGTCTCCTGCGTGGGGATGTTCTTCCTGCTGGGGCTTGTGTTCGAGGGAACAGCAGAAGCATCCATCGTGTTTCTCACTCTTCAACACAGTGTTGCTGTCCCTGCAGCAGAGGAACCAGCCACGGGATCAAAGTCCCTCTATTATTATGGTGTCAAAGATTTGGCCACGGTTTTCTTCTACATGCTGGTGGCAATCATTATTCATGCCACAATTCAGGAATATGTGTTGGATAAAATTAACAGGAGAATGCAGTTCACCAAAGCGAAACAAAACAAGTTTAATGAATCTGGTCAGTTTAGTgtgttctactttttttcttgtatttggggcacattcattttaatttctgaaaactgCCTGTCAGACCCAACTCTCATATGGAGGGCTCATCCCCATCGCATGATGACATTTCAAATGAAGTTTTTCTACATATCCCAATTGGCTTACTGGTTTCATGCTCTTCCTGAACTCTACTTCCAGAAAATCAGAAAACAGGACATCCCTCGTCAACTTGTCTACATTGGTCTTCACCTCTTTCACATTACTGGAGCTTATCTGTTGTACTTGAATCATTTGGGACTTCTTCTTTTGGTACTGCATTATTTTGTTGAATTACTTTCCCACATGTGCGGCCTGTTTTACTTTAGTGATGAAAAGTACCAGAAAGGCATATCTCTGTGGGCCATTGTGTTTATCTTGGGTAGACTTATGACTTTAATTGTTTCCGTACTCACTGTTGGGTTTCACCTGGCTGGATCGCAGAATCAGAATCCTGATGCCATCACTGGAAATGTGAATGTGTTGGCAGCTAAAATTGCTGTTCTGTCGTCCAGTTGCACGATCCAAGCCTATGTAACATGGAACTTAATTACTCTCCGGCTTCAGAGGTGGATAGAAGATTCTAATATTCAGGCCTCATGTATGAAGAAGAAACGGTCAAGGTCTtctaaaaaaagaacagaaaacggAGTGGGAATGGAAACTTCAAATAGAGTAGACTGTCTgccaaagaggaaagagaaatctTCATAA